One Salvia miltiorrhiza cultivar Shanhuang (shh) chromosome 6, IMPLAD_Smil_shh, whole genome shotgun sequence genomic window, TTAATTTTTTGGCAGAGATCTTAGCATGTTATAGCTAGATCATTAAGTGGAATATGATTGATGTAGTTCAAATGTTTAATTCATTCTTCATTTTAGGGTAATATTTTATTCGTTTTATTTCAGTTGTCTTTGtcccttgatttattttgtaGATTCTGAGCTGGAAGCCTCGGGCATTATACTTTCCGAACTTTGCTACTGCAGAACAATGCCAAAGCATTGTCAAAATGGCGAAAGTAAATCTCAGACCATCAACTTTAGCTTTACGCCAGGGAGAAACAGCAGATAATACGAAAGGAATCAGGACAAGGTAATTGCTGATTGCATCTAGAGTTAAATGCTGGATTTATAAGCATGGACGTACTCTTATCCTATTTTGGTTCTTTTGTTCTGGTGATTGACTCCTTTCTTAACATGGCTATTAACATGTGATTTGTAATGCTGGATTCTTTTCCAATTAGTTCTGGGATGTTTATTAGTGCTTATGAAGACAAAACTGGAACCCTGGATCAAATTGAGGAAAAAATTGCTAGAGCAACAATGATCCCCAGGAAACATGGAGAGGTATTGCACTTTAGTAACTTGGTCTTTTTTTGTTCTATTGGCTCTATCTTATCTTGTTAGTACTGTTAAAGTATGACAAAATACATGAAACTCTCTTTTGAACTTAAAAGAAATGTTGGATGTGCTCAAATGTGCACACTTGctttgaatttgaaataaagaacAATTTACTATGAGATGTCGGCCTGTGAAATCATTTCGTACCTGTCAACAAACCTGGATTTCAGGATGATTGCTTGCAACATCATTTCTTGTGATCAGACTTCCTATGATATAATTAGACCCTGAGGACAAGTTATGTGTTGAAGTAGCTCAATTTATCATCTGCAGACAAATAGTGGCACCATCTATGCCACTTCTATGATTCCTTCAAACAGGATGGTGCTGGAAAAGTTCATTAACTAATAATGATCTTTCAAACAATACCATCAAAGGTTACCTGTTTGGGATGATAAGATGACAAATATGATATTACTTCATTTTTTAAAGATGGTTACTTGAAAGATCAATTTGGGATGCCGTATGGGCAAGTTTCATGATATAGAAATATATCAGTTCCTAGTCATTCTAATGCTGTACTACTCTACTCATGCAATGCCCTAAAGTGCAAACACTGAAAAGTCATCACACAATAATCTTGATGATGACACTACGTacaattttgtgtttttcatcAGTGCGAAAACGATTCATAATATGGCACTTTGATACCTAAGTTTCATCTGGTATCAGTTTTTGTCAACAAAGTAACCAATCAACTGTTTAGAGGTCTTCCTATCCCATCTTTTCGTTTTATTTGAGCAACAAGCATTCAAAATGATTCAAAAGACGATCGTTTAAGCTTTCTCACTTGCTCACTGGTTCATCTTCTTACAACAATCTTGTCAATAATGTGTATGCCCATGTTTCAGTCCTTCAATGTCTTGCGTTATGAGATTGGGCAGAGATACCAGTCACATTATGATGCGTTCAATCCAGCTGAATATGGCCCTCAAAAGAGCCAGCGggtaatataaattttatttcagaCAGTTCTTGAAGCATTTATACTAGCTGTTATGTTATAGTGACATAGCTGTAATTATGTAAAATAATCAATGAAGTTACCCTATCTATGAATTTTTGTGGCAACATCTGAATACATGATATCTTATTTGTTCTGCTTTCATTATCATCATCATGCTAATCAACCTGGATTATTAATCAAATTATTAGAAAATGATTGTATATATTTAGGCGCACTGGAGAATCACAAACTCTCGTTCTTtcactttcttttgttttctttcatTTTATCATTTAGTTTCACGAGGGCAAGGAAACTGAACACTGAGCCATTGCGCCCTATTACCACACATATATCTAGTGATCTTGTTGAGTCTAAAATAGCATCTGGCCCTTCAGTGAAGCAAAGATTTCAAAGTTCTTTCCGAAGCTTTTTGTTGAGACATGTCTCCAGCTTATGTACGTGTGAAATATTGTTGAATGACAAACTCactttaattttgaaaattttcaggtGGCTTCTTTTCTGTTGTATTTATCTGATGTtgaagaaggcggtgaaacCATGTTCCCTTTAGAGGTTATCTTCGCTCTTTTTGCTAGTTCCCTACCTTTTTATTCTCGTTGAACCAAATAAGACTTCCTCAAGTGCCGTAGTTTACAGTTTCTTGATGGTTTGATATACAGAATGGGAAAAACATTGATAGCAATTACGATTTTGGGAAATGTCTTGGTCTAAAAGTGAAGCCACAAAGAGGAGATGGGCTTCTATTCTACTCCCTGTTTCCAAATGGCACAATTGATCCTGTGAGTGGCTTGCTACAAGTTGTCATCCTTATAACGTCTCAAGTTTTCTTGTTTGCTTCTTTCTTTCtatataattcaaattttgacatTTGTTTCATTTGATAGCACTAAGGCAAATGTTGAAACTTGAAGGAACATAAGCAACTAGGTAAAACTTGATATGGTATCTGTCAGAGTTCATAGGTTGTCATCATTCTAGTGAGTTGTTTTCAGTTAACCCAGAAACCTATATTAGCACACTATAGTGACTGAAGTTGATGCTAGAAATGAGTTCCATTGTCGATATGGGTTGACAAGAGATGCACGGTTGATTTAGAGTGGAAgagataggaaaaaaaaaatagtagaaaGACAGTAGAAGGGAGAGGAGACGGGGAAGTGCAGGAGGATCGTGCATCTTTGGTAGTTGAGTTCGCACACTTACAGAATGCTTTACTTGTTGCTTACGACGAGATATGTGACTGTTGATGGCAGGCATCACTCCACGGGAGCTGTCCAGTGATCAAAGGTGAGAAATGGGTAGCTACAAAATGGATTAGGGATCAAGAGCAGGACGAAGAGCTTTGAAATTGGAAACTCAATTGGCATCCATTTTTTGCCAAGACTTCAACTTCaccacaatttttgtgttgtaTAGAAGCACTTACCTTTTTAATCACTACATACTAGCATTATGCATTATTCTAACTACAATGTATGAGACTGGCATTAGTATTTAAGAGCAATTTGCACCATTCCCTATTTTTCAgcttatgtgtgtgtgtgcgtctTATATTAATACTCTACTAAAA contains:
- the LOC130988912 gene encoding probable prolyl 4-hydroxylase 9 isoform X1 — its product is MKIKGSKVAGGSWTTLGLPLIFLLCLFFFLAGFFGASLFSQQESPTGNLRPRTRELVEEMIELKGLPHGDSGRESVETIPFQILSWKPRALYFPNFATAEQCQSIVKMAKVNLRPSTLALRQGETADNTKGIRTSSGMFISAYEDKTGTLDQIEEKIARATMIPRKHGESFNVLRYEIGQRYQSHYDAFNPAEYGPQKSQRVASFLLYLSDVEEGGETMFPLENGKNIDSNYDFGKCLGLKVKPQRGDGLLFYSLFPNGTIDPVSGLLQVVILITSQVFLFASFFLYNSNFDICFI
- the LOC130988912 gene encoding probable prolyl 4-hydroxylase 9 isoform X2; protein product: MKIKGSKVAGGSWTTLGLPLIFLLCLFFFLAGFFGASLFSQQESPTGNLRPRTRELVEEMIELKGLPHGDSGRESVETIPFQILSWKPRALYFPNFATAEQCQSIVKMAKVNLRPSTLALRQGETADNTKGIRTSSGMFISAYEDKTGTLDQIEEKIARATMIPRKHGESFNVLRYEIGQRYQSHYDAFNPAEYGPQKSQRVASFLLYLSDVEEGGETMFPLENGKNIDSNYDFGKCLGLKVKPQRGDGLLFYSLFPNGTIDPASLHGSCPVIKGEKWVATKWIRDQEQDEEL